The genomic window TTACATGGAGCGCAAGGGGTTCGCGGAAAACACCATCAAGTCGTTTCTGGGCGACCTGCGCATTCTCGCGGGCTACCTGGGCGCGGGCGTGCGGGTTTCGGAGATTTCCACATCGGACCTCAACCGCTTTCTGACCTACTTGCAGCGGGAGCGGGGAAAGCCATGCACGCCCAAGTCGTTCGCCCGCCGCCTGACAACCCTGAAGGTGTTTTTCAAATGGCTGGCCGAGAGCGGGGTCATCCCCGTGGATCCCGCGGCGACCATCGCCCATCGGCCGGTCTCAACGCCTCTGCCGTTGGTGCTGTCGGATGCGCAGGTGGAAAGCGTGCTTGCGGCCGCTCAGTCGCTTCGGAGGGCGGAGAAGCCCGACTCGCGCCCGTATCTCCTGGTGCGGCTTCTGTTGGACACGGGCATCAAGAAGAGCGAATGCATGAACATTCGCTTGGAGGATTTGTCCATCGCCGACCCGATGCATGCGTCTGTGCGCGTCCGAGCCACCGACGCCCGATATGCGCGCTACAAGGAGCGGCGACTGGCGTTGCGGCCTGAGACCGTGGCGGCGCTTCGGGAGTACCGACAGCAGTACCAGCCGAAGGATGTGCTGTTTCCCTGTACCGCGCGCAATTTGGAGTACGTGCTGACAGATTTGGCGAAATTGGCGGGGTTGGAGGCCCTGTCCTTTGAGATGCTGCGGATGACCTCGGCGCTGCGAGATTTTCGGGATGGCATGGATCCGGAGCATTTGCGGTTGAAACTGGGGCTGTCCAAGATGAGTTGGGAGGGAACCCTGCCCAAACTCAAGCGGTTGCTGGAATCGCCGCTGTAGGTCAGCGCACCGTACGCGGCATGACGACCCGGAAGATGGCCTGATATTCGCTGTTTGCGTTGAGGGCCTCGCCGCTCCAGCCGCCGATGGCGTAGAGGCGCGTCTCAAATGCAGCCAGACCGAGATTTCGCCACTGGCCGATGGTGGGCGTGGGGAAGCGTACCCACGTGTCGCTCTGGGGTTCGTAACGCTCGTTATACGCCACAAATCCCCTCCAACCGCCGCCCACGACGTAGATGTTGTTGCCCACGGCTGCGGCGGCCGCTCCTCCGCGCGGGACGCTCAGGGATGCGCATGATCTCCACGGTTGGGTTCCCGTGCCCTCCAGGGATGGCGAATACTCGTAGCACGTGGCAAACTCGCGCGTCCCGTCGTAGCCGCCGATGAGGAAGACCTTGCCTGCGAGCGCGGCAACCGCCTGAAAGCCGAGCGCCTGCGGCATCGGGGTGCGGGCAGTCCAGATACCCGTGTTGGGCGCGAATTCAAAGACTGTGTCCACGTATCGGCGGCCGTCCCATCCGCCGAACAGGTAGATACGCTCGCCGACCTCGGCCAGGGCGTAGGCCGAGCGCGGGGCAGGCAACGGCGGCCCTTGCGTCCATTCCTGCGTGATGGGGTTGTAGATTTCCAGCGTGCTGAGCACGCGGCCTTGGGCGTCGTGGCCTCCGGGCACGTAGATGCGCCCGCCTAGGGTTACGGCTCCGATGTTC from Chloroflexota bacterium includes these protein-coding regions:
- a CDS encoding site-specific integrase; this translates as MYEQQLPLWGSGAAPTLGETFEPFRRYMERKGFAENTIKSFLGDLRILAGYLGAGVRVSEISTSDLNRFLTYLQRERGKPCTPKSFARRLTTLKVFFKWLAESGVIPVDPAATIAHRPVSTPLPLVLSDAQVESVLAAAQSLRRAEKPDSRPYLLVRLLLDTGIKKSECMNIRLEDLSIADPMHASVRVRATDARYARYKERRLALRPETVAALREYRQQYQPKDVLFPCTARNLEYVLTDLAKLAGLEALSFEMLRMTSALRDFRDGMDPEHLRLKLGLSKMSWEGTLPKLKRLLESPL